A single genomic interval of Helianthus annuus cultivar XRQ/B chromosome 6, HanXRQr2.0-SUNRISE, whole genome shotgun sequence harbors:
- the LOC110864567 gene encoding inositol-tetrakisphosphate 1-kinase 1-like → MAEMKTMKPNKRFSVGYALLQKKQRSFIQCSLLNSAKARGIDLVRIDTDTPLVNQGPFDCVIHKLTSEDWKQQLTDYLVRNPSSVVIDSPDAITRLHNRISMLEVVSQIEEFICGDSESQAASVGIPKQIVIHQHDNLNEDLTCWTGGLKYPVIAKPLVADGSVKSHKMLLIFSKEGLEKLKPPTVLQEFVNHGGVIFKVYVVGEYVKCVRRKSLADISEERLRLGSLQGSVSFCQVSNMKSSVKNCDSYYKSLEDDAEMPPMGLIRNVARGLRKAMKLHLFNFDVIRDTRVGNRYLVVDINYFPGYAKMPGYESVLTDFLWDVLTNEEARSFSNQKDKKETVKVVDSVGGLVDEKGALPVLAVGMEEQDLLRV, encoded by the coding sequence ATGGCGGAAATGAAAACAATGAAACCGAATAAGCGGTTCAGTGTCGGTTACGCATTGTTACAGAAGAAACAGAGGAGTTTTATTCAGTGTTCGTTACTGAATTCCGCGAAGGCACGCGGTATCGATCTGGTTCGAATCGATACCGACACGCCACTAGTGAACCAAGGTCCTTTCGATTGCGTGATTCACAAGTTAACAAGTGAGGATTGGAAGCAACAGCTAACAGATTATCTGGTTCGAAACCCTAGCTCCGTTGTCATCGACTCTCCGGATGCGATTACAAGGCTGCATAACCGGATATCGATGCTCGAAGTTGTTTCTCAGATTGAAGAATTCATCTGTGGTGACAGTGAAAGTCAGGCTGCTTCGGTTGGGATACCGAAGCAGATTGTAATCCATCAACATGATAATTTGAATGAAGATCTGACCTGTTGGACCGGAGGATTGAAGTATCCGGTTATTGCGAAACCGTTGGTGGCTGATGGGAGTGTGAAGTCTCATAAAATGTTATTGATATTTAGTAAGGAGGGTTTGGAGAAGCTGAAACCGCCTACGGTTTTGCAGGAGTTTGTTAACCATGGTGGGGTGATATTTAAGGTGTATGTGGTTGGGGAGTATGTGAAATGTGTGAGGCGGAAGTCGCTGGCGGATATTAGTGAGGAGAGGTTGAGGTTGGGGAGTTTGCAGGGTTCGGTTTCGTTTTGTCAGGTTTCGAACATGAAGTCTAGTGTGAAGAATTGTGATAGTTATTATAAGAGTTTGGAAGATGATGCAGAGATGCCTCCTATGGGGTTGATAAGGAATGTGGCTCGTGGGCTGCGTAAGGCGATGAAACTGCATCTTTTTAACTTTGATGTGATTAGGGATACTCGTGTTGGGAATCGGTACCTTGTTGTGGATATTAACTATTTCCCTGGTTATGCTAAGATGCCTGGTTATGAGTCGGTTTTGACTGACTTTTTGTGGGATGTTTTGACGAACGAAGAAGCTAGGTCGTTTAGTAACCAGAAAGACAAGAAAGAAACGGTGAAAGTTGTAGATAGTGTTGGTGGGCTTGTGGACGAAAAAGGGGCTCTTCCTGTGCTTGCTGTTGGAATGGAAGAACAAGATCTTTTGCGGGTCTAG